Proteins from a genomic interval of Stigmatella erecta:
- a CDS encoding non-ribosomal peptide synthetase → MLGTLAAKGVRLRVDGDKLVVEAGKAVLTPELRAELSANKADILVFLRKHSSRHEVGSEPAQPLARPEVIPLSSGQERLWFLDRLSPGTSQYNVHLGLRVRGALDTKALRRSLDELVRRHEVLRTSFPEVEGSPRQVIASPDMGVALTIVELPGLTESQREEEIQRRSDELAQQPFDLAKGPLFRVALVALGADDFALFVTKHHIITDGWSLGIFVRELSALYASFVRGQPAALPPVSMQFADSALRERAWLAGESGARERAYWKEKLKGLPPLQLPVDHAVSTSTSHRGATVPVSLSPALSEALRELASREGCSLFMVLFASFSALLQRYSGQADFGVGTVIANRGSVPAELIGFIANTLALRCDLSGEPTFTQWLGRARKTVLEALDYQALPFSEVVQAVGASRDGGLNPLVRACFTLENIPAPALELPGTSWSFLNGAPDGSVEGVAKFELSLILASGEKGLAGMLEYSREVFDASTAERMVGHFQVLLESIVAHPEMPLSKLPLLTAEERGRLLSDWKGPALSVPAVCMHELVQAQVERTPQAVAVVSGQRTLTYAELNRRANQLAHYLRRLGVRPEERIGLCVERTEDVVIGLLAILKAGGAYVPLDPAYPKERLALILEDAQVPVLLTQQRLVAELPSTQARVVCLDTDWPAIGAERETNPERTTAPDAIAYLIYTSGSTGKPKGVMIEHRNAVAFLIWAMSVFSPKELAGTLASTSICFDLSVFELFTPLCCGAKVIVAKNALELPELPAAREVTLINTVPSAMGALLRSGAVPSSVAIVNLAGEALAGALVDQIYQLDHVRDVFNLYGPSETTTYSTFTRVSRGQTPTIGRPVGNTQVYVLDSNREPMPIGVPGEVYIGGLGVARGYLGRPELTAERFVHSPFGGAPEARLYRTGDLARWLPDGQLEYLGRMDHQVKLRGFRIELGEIGAALLEHPGVRDAVVVVREGLGADKQLVAYVVGRGEKALDPAELRDYLKSKLPEYMVPFLFVSLGALPLTPNGKVDRAALPAPERMHAGPAKEHVAPRTAGEESLAAIWRQVLGVEQIGVHDNFFELGGHSLLLYRVLVLARSASGADIPLRALLQAPTLEEMTRAIEAAKTGSLPAHDVTAEMEADAVLDAGIALGKALPPVAGALRTVLLTGATGFLGAFLLEELCRKTDARIYCLVRSKTEQDGMLRIRKNLESYSLWNEALAPRIVPLRGDIGQPLLGLSEAEFQRLSEEVDAIYHNGALVNFLYPYESMRAANVLGTREILRLATRTRIKPLHYVSTVSVLPLGRKAPIREDEPLEGPTSLVGGYAQSKWVAEKLVREASRRGLPVTILRPGRVTGDSRTGAWNTDDLVCRTLKGCVRMGMAPSVDALLDLTPVDYVSSAIVDLSMRPESIGQTYHLVNPQFVRADEMWSHMRAFGYGLRVLAYDEWLAQLGAVASSDSELGDLLMFLQQVPPEDRSVGGPRMVVCDSGHTLKALEGTGTSCPSVDAALISTYLSSLVHRGFLNAPETR, encoded by the coding sequence TTGTTGGGGACCCTCGCCGCCAAGGGCGTCCGCCTGCGTGTCGACGGAGACAAGCTCGTGGTCGAGGCAGGCAAGGCCGTCCTGACACCGGAGCTGCGCGCCGAGTTGTCCGCGAACAAGGCGGACATCCTGGTGTTTCTGCGGAAGCACTCCTCACGGCACGAGGTGGGGAGCGAGCCGGCACAGCCCCTCGCGAGGCCAGAAGTCATCCCGCTGTCCAGCGGGCAGGAGCGGCTCTGGTTCCTCGATCGCCTCTCGCCTGGCACATCGCAGTACAACGTCCATCTTGGCCTCCGGGTGCGAGGTGCGCTCGATACCAAGGCCTTGCGCCGGAGTCTGGACGAGCTTGTCCGGCGGCACGAGGTGCTCCGGACGTCTTTCCCAGAGGTGGAGGGAAGTCCCCGGCAGGTCATCGCGTCTCCCGATATGGGCGTGGCGCTGACGATCGTGGAGTTGCCGGGGCTCACGGAATCGCAGCGCGAGGAGGAGATTCAGCGGCGCTCGGACGAGTTGGCCCAGCAGCCCTTTGATCTGGCGAAGGGGCCGCTTTTCCGGGTCGCGCTCGTGGCTCTGGGAGCTGACGACTTCGCCCTCTTCGTGACGAAGCACCACATCATCACGGACGGTTGGTCTCTCGGCATCTTCGTCCGGGAGCTGTCGGCGCTGTATGCGTCCTTCGTCCGGGGACAGCCGGCGGCGTTGCCGCCCGTGTCGATGCAGTTCGCCGATTCAGCCTTGCGCGAGCGGGCGTGGTTGGCAGGGGAGTCAGGAGCCCGCGAGCGAGCGTACTGGAAGGAGAAGCTCAAGGGGCTGCCTCCGCTTCAGCTCCCCGTGGACCATGCTGTCTCCACCTCCACGAGCCATCGCGGCGCCACGGTTCCCGTCTCCTTGTCGCCAGCGCTCAGCGAGGCCCTGCGGGAGCTCGCCAGCCGGGAGGGATGCAGCCTCTTCATGGTGCTCTTCGCCTCGTTCTCGGCACTCCTGCAACGCTACTCCGGGCAGGCCGATTTCGGTGTGGGGACGGTGATCGCCAACCGTGGGAGCGTGCCCGCGGAGCTCATCGGCTTCATCGCCAATACCCTCGCGCTCCGGTGCGATCTGTCGGGCGAGCCGACCTTCACACAGTGGCTCGGCCGTGCTCGCAAGACCGTGCTCGAAGCACTGGACTATCAGGCGCTGCCGTTCAGCGAGGTGGTGCAGGCGGTTGGCGCGTCGCGCGACGGTGGGCTTAACCCGCTGGTGCGTGCCTGCTTCACGCTGGAGAACATTCCAGCGCCGGCGCTGGAGCTGCCGGGGACGAGCTGGTCCTTCCTGAATGGCGCTCCGGATGGCAGCGTGGAGGGGGTGGCCAAGTTCGAGCTCTCGCTCATTCTGGCTTCGGGCGAGAAGGGCCTGGCCGGCATGCTGGAGTACTCGCGGGAGGTGTTCGACGCCTCGACGGCCGAGCGGATGGTGGGGCATTTCCAGGTGCTGCTTGAGTCCATCGTGGCGCACCCCGAGATGCCGTTGTCGAAGCTGCCGCTGTTGACGGCGGAAGAGCGCGGGAGGCTCCTCTCCGATTGGAAGGGTCCAGCGCTCAGCGTCCCCGCGGTGTGCATGCATGAGCTCGTGCAGGCCCAGGTGGAGCGGACCCCCCAGGCCGTGGCCGTGGTGAGCGGGCAGCGGACCCTCACCTATGCGGAGCTCAACCGCCGGGCAAACCAGCTGGCTCACTATCTGCGGCGGCTCGGCGTACGGCCCGAGGAGCGCATCGGTCTCTGCGTCGAGCGCACGGAAGATGTCGTCATCGGGCTGCTGGCCATCCTCAAAGCGGGGGGGGCCTATGTCCCGTTGGATCCCGCCTATCCGAAGGAGCGGCTGGCGCTGATCCTCGAGGATGCCCAGGTGCCCGTGCTGCTCACGCAGCAGCGCCTCGTCGCGGAGCTTCCTTCCACCCAGGCGCGGGTGGTGTGCCTGGATACGGACTGGCCGGCCATTGGAGCCGAGCGCGAGACGAACCCCGAGCGCACCACGGCGCCGGATGCGATCGCCTACCTCATCTACACCTCGGGCTCCACCGGCAAGCCCAAGGGGGTCATGATCGAGCACCGCAACGCCGTGGCCTTCCTGATATGGGCCATGAGCGTCTTCTCGCCCAAGGAACTGGCGGGAACTCTGGCCTCGACGTCGATCTGTTTCGACCTCTCGGTCTTCGAGCTTTTCACCCCCCTGTGCTGCGGGGCGAAGGTGATCGTCGCGAAGAACGCGCTGGAGTTGCCTGAGCTGCCTGCGGCGCGGGAGGTGACGCTCATCAACACCGTCCCATCGGCCATGGGCGCGCTTCTGCGGTCGGGCGCCGTGCCGTCTTCGGTGGCCATCGTGAACCTGGCGGGTGAGGCGCTCGCGGGAGCGCTGGTCGATCAGATCTACCAGCTCGACCACGTGCGGGATGTGTTCAACCTCTATGGTCCGAGCGAGACGACGACCTACTCGACGTTCACCCGGGTGAGCCGTGGGCAGACGCCGACCATCGGGCGCCCTGTCGGGAATACCCAGGTGTATGTGTTGGACTCGAACAGGGAGCCGATGCCCATCGGTGTGCCGGGCGAGGTCTACATCGGGGGTCTCGGGGTCGCGCGCGGGTACCTGGGCCGGCCGGAACTCACGGCGGAAAGGTTCGTTCATTCTCCCTTCGGTGGAGCCCCCGAGGCCCGCCTGTACAGAACGGGAGATCTGGCGCGGTGGCTTCCGGACGGGCAGCTCGAGTACCTGGGCCGGATGGATCACCAGGTGAAGCTCCGTGGCTTCCGCATCGAGCTTGGAGAGATCGGCGCGGCGCTGCTGGAGCACCCAGGGGTCCGCGACGCCGTGGTCGTGGTGCGGGAGGGACTGGGGGCGGACAAGCAGCTTGTGGCTTACGTGGTCGGGCGTGGGGAGAAGGCGCTCGACCCAGCCGAGCTGCGCGACTACCTGAAGTCCAAGCTGCCCGAGTACATGGTTCCCTTTTTGTTCGTGAGCCTTGGTGCGTTGCCGCTCACGCCGAATGGAAAGGTGGATCGTGCCGCGCTCCCGGCGCCGGAGCGCATGCATGCCGGGCCGGCGAAGGAGCACGTTGCGCCGCGGACTGCCGGTGAAGAGTCCCTGGCCGCCATCTGGCGCCAGGTCTTGGGCGTGGAACAGATCGGTGTCCACGACAACTTCTTCGAGCTCGGAGGGCACTCGTTGCTGCTTTACCGGGTGCTCGTCCTCGCGCGCTCGGCGTCTGGGGCGGACATTCCGCTGCGTGCCCTGTTGCAGGCACCGACCCTGGAAGAGATGACACGGGCCATCGAGGCCGCCAAGACAGGCTCGCTGCCAGCCCACGATGTGACGGCGGAGATGGAAGCGGATGCCGTGCTGGATGCCGGGATTGCGCTGGGCAAGGCACTTCCGCCCGTGGCGGGGGCGTTGCGCACCGTTCTGCTGACCGGTGCCACGGGCTTCCTGGGGGCCTTCCTGCTGGAGGAACTCTGTCGCAAGACAGATGCACGCATCTATTGCCTGGTGCGTTCCAAGACGGAGCAGGACGGGATGCTCAGGATTCGCAAGAACCTGGAGAGCTACTCGCTGTGGAACGAGGCCCTGGCGCCGCGCATCGTTCCCCTCCGAGGGGACATCGGCCAGCCCCTGTTGGGGCTTTCGGAGGCGGAGTTCCAGCGGCTCTCGGAAGAGGTGGACGCCATTTATCACAACGGCGCCCTCGTCAATTTCCTCTATCCGTACGAGTCCATGCGAGCGGCCAATGTGCTCGGCACGCGGGAGATCCTCCGGCTGGCCACGCGGACGCGCATCAAGCCGTTGCACTACGTCTCGACGGTCTCGGTGTTGCCTCTGGGGCGCAAGGCTCCCATCCGGGAGGATGAGCCCCTGGAAGGGCCCACGAGCCTGGTGGGAGGCTACGCACAGAGCAAGTGGGTTGCTGAGAAACTCGTGAGGGAGGCTTCGCGGCGAGGGCTTCCGGTGACCATCCTTCGGCCGGGGCGGGTGACCGGCGACAGCCGGACCGGTGCCTGGAACACGGACGATCTGGTGTGCAGGACCCTCAAGGGATGCGTCCGGATGGGGATGGCTCCCAGCGTCGATGCCCTGCTCGACCTGACGCCCGTCGATTACGTCAGCAGCGCCATCGTGGATCTGTCCATGCGCCCGGAGTCGATTGGCCAGACCTATCACCTCGTCAACCCGCAGTTCGTGCGCGCCGATGAGATGTGGAGCCACATGCGAGCCTTTGGGTATGGGTTGCGTGTCCTCGCCTATGACGAATGGCTCGCGCAACTTGGCGCTGTGGCTTCGTCTGACAGCGAGCTGGGAGATCTGCTCATGTTCCTTCAGCAGGTTCCGCCCGAGGACCGGAGCGTTGGAGGGCCGCGGATGGTGGTCTGCGACAGTGGCCACACGCTGAAGGCCCTGGAAGGAACGGGCACGTCTTGCCCATCGGTGGACGCCGCCTTGATTTCAACCTACCTCTCGTCACTCGTGCACCGCGGCTTTCTCAACGCCCCCGAGACGAGGTGA
- a CDS encoding type I polyketide synthase — protein sequence MSKQEKPAELSALQRAALLVEKMQSRLDAVERARTEPIAVIGMGCRFPGGAVDGPSYWRILRDGVDALREVPESRWDVPGHFDSTRGVPGKMYGTRGGFLDDVEHFDAEFFGISPREAASLDPQQRLVLEVAWEALENAGMAPDQLVGSKTGVFMGVMSSDYMARLLKENDATRFDGYMATGNGYSFVPGRVSYVLGLQGPCMPVDTACSSSLVALHLASESLRAGESNLALAGGVNLILSPETMICLCSMQALASDGRCKTFDASADGYVRGEGCGVLVLKRLSDAQRDGDSILALIRGSAVNHDGASGGLTVPNGPSQQAVVQRALDNARIAPALVGYVEAHGTGTPLGDPIELRALGAVLGKGRPEDRPFFIGSVKTNIGHLEPAAGIAGVIKTIVSLQHKEIPPHLHFRTPNPHVEWDRIPARVPVERVPWPAHEGRRIAGVSSFGLSGINAHVVLEEAPAPTGTPAPAEDGKAQLVVLSAKTPRALSALAEAWGSFLQGEEVGSLADISYTAALFRSHYEHRLALAAKSKQELIAQLRAFAAGESHAGLSAGRRGAGQAQKIVFVFPGQGSQWLGMGRRLYAEDATFREAIDRCHEAIRRHADWSLRDLLTNPEQQPRWNDIDVIQPTLFALQVALAAVWRSLGLEPHAVVGHSMGEVAAAHVAGALSLEDAARIICERSKLLKRVSGQGAMAVVELSREQAEAEIRGAEDRIAIAVSNSPKSTVLSGDPAALKEVLERLERREVFCRWVKVDVASHSPQMDPLRQELLERMAAIRPTGSTVTLYSTVTGAPIDGRELGASYWVRNLRQPVLFGDAVQRIIKDGNVLFIELSPHPILVPFVDAMLRDGDTSGRGLVVPSLLRDQEEWPSLLSSLGALATRVDRVDWLRLHPNKRRRVALPAYPWQRERHWLELQATASRGRAVRAGAGDHPLLGGSFTTSVQKENRFWESALSAREPSYLVDHRVGGAVVVPGAAYLEMALSAAREMSGETAHELVDTSFKEGLLLPEGQERVVQMALSDEGGGVLSFQLSSQKASTDANAPAGWMAHVVGRIRPMEGGPPAQAPESFDAVRERCTEVIAQAAHYEELARRGVAYGPAFQGVQQVWRGRAEALGHVRLPEPLVARASAYRIHPALLDACFQLVAAAVPQEEITPDAGPAVPVALDCLRIHEQPGTEAFCHVRLRAQEGARNGVYEFDLVLRDASGRLLAEALGLRIQQLDSPVAEREGKDLFFSLEWRHEPAAQPVLPENSEATGRWLLVADGSELADAVESLLRTRKGDVIRVDLPGTGQGRRAVDAASPQAFDAVLAEAFGTGSVPRGVIHLMGQEPREVDPVMGCAGLLHLVQALSRASLASPPRLWLVTRGVHHGSANKSASDVVQAPLWGLGRTIAQEHSELKCTRVDVSAAMGPGDAGAALVRELLVADEEEELSLRMDGRHVGRIVRGSPGRSPSEAVVPVGGRPFHLERDTQGRLEFRAGARRPPGPGEIELEVEVAALGRPGEGSGPERWEGDGGVIGCSGRVVALGEGVKDVAVGEARIVLMTSGLGSHVSVPTGCTAKCPSSSSHGESAALAATVLPAWYALLHLGRMEKRSRVLILGAASGLGRAAVKLAKRGGAEVFAAAATDEERASLRELGANQVVDPSDASAITRLLDMTEGRGVDLAVVAPGSVDIERSLSVLSEGARVLDLRASGSAVHTGDANVAWCVVDVQEFARRKPERFARLWQEVREAVEAGGLPSAVGDASLLTLNDSKARVVVPAVEARRLRADGTYLVTGGLGGLGLAVAKWMVDQGAGHLVLVGRDTALTPEQQEVVSALEAAGARVRVARADVSDRAQLARVLSEIAEGGPPLRGIIHSAGVLDDGVLLQQTVERFRRVMAPKVLGGWNLHVLTREAPLDFFVLYSSAASLFGAPGQGNYVAANAFLDALAHHRRALGLPGLSINWGPFSEVGLAAAQANRGERLAQRGSDSLTPAEGNAILGRLLDGDVTQMAVMPLELRKWVEFYPRAKSSPWLSELVPAGSDTESGGAGDLALLETLRTAAPQEARAALEQFVREQLARVLRLDSARIDPEAPLQSFGLDSLMGLELRNRLVSGLGLSLPASLIWKHPTLTALCAHLLGEVMDRTLAETLARAGEGAGPVVDESATDDKEVFVL from the coding sequence ATGAGCAAGCAGGAAAAACCAGCCGAGCTCTCCGCGCTTCAACGCGCCGCGTTGCTCGTGGAGAAGATGCAGTCACGCCTCGATGCGGTGGAGCGGGCCCGGACCGAGCCGATCGCCGTCATCGGGATGGGGTGCCGCTTTCCGGGCGGCGCCGTCGATGGGCCGTCGTACTGGAGGATCTTGCGCGACGGCGTGGATGCGCTGCGCGAAGTGCCCGAGTCCCGGTGGGACGTGCCCGGCCATTTCGATTCCACCCGGGGCGTTCCCGGCAAGATGTACGGAACCCGGGGTGGCTTCCTTGATGACGTGGAGCATTTCGATGCCGAGTTCTTCGGCATCTCTCCCCGGGAGGCCGCGAGCCTGGATCCGCAGCAGCGGCTCGTCTTGGAGGTCGCCTGGGAGGCGCTGGAGAACGCGGGCATGGCGCCCGATCAGCTCGTGGGCAGCAAGACGGGCGTCTTCATGGGCGTGATGTCCAGCGACTACATGGCGCGCCTGTTGAAGGAGAACGACGCGACCCGCTTCGACGGGTACATGGCGACGGGCAACGGCTACAGCTTCGTGCCAGGCCGCGTCTCGTACGTGCTCGGACTGCAGGGGCCGTGCATGCCGGTCGATACCGCGTGCTCGTCATCGTTGGTTGCGCTCCATCTGGCCAGCGAGAGCCTCCGGGCAGGTGAGTCCAACCTGGCGCTGGCGGGCGGGGTCAACCTGATCCTCTCGCCGGAGACGATGATCTGCTTGTGCAGCATGCAGGCACTCGCGAGCGATGGCCGGTGCAAGACGTTCGATGCGTCCGCGGATGGGTACGTGCGAGGAGAGGGATGCGGCGTTCTCGTGCTCAAGCGCCTCTCGGATGCGCAGCGGGATGGTGATTCCATCCTGGCGTTGATTCGCGGCTCCGCCGTCAACCATGACGGGGCCAGCGGTGGGCTGACCGTGCCCAATGGGCCTTCGCAACAGGCGGTCGTTCAGCGGGCGCTCGACAACGCGCGCATTGCTCCGGCCCTGGTGGGGTATGTCGAGGCCCACGGGACTGGCACACCGCTCGGGGATCCGATTGAACTCCGGGCGCTTGGCGCCGTGCTCGGCAAGGGACGTCCGGAGGACAGGCCCTTCTTCATCGGGTCGGTGAAGACGAACATCGGACACCTGGAGCCGGCCGCGGGGATCGCCGGGGTCATCAAGACGATCGTTTCGCTCCAGCACAAGGAGATCCCCCCGCATCTGCATTTCCGCACCCCCAACCCGCATGTGGAGTGGGATCGCATTCCGGCGCGAGTTCCCGTCGAGCGCGTCCCCTGGCCGGCCCATGAGGGACGGCGCATCGCAGGCGTGAGTTCCTTCGGGCTGAGCGGAATCAACGCGCACGTGGTGTTGGAGGAGGCTCCTGCCCCCACTGGCACCCCCGCACCGGCCGAGGATGGCAAGGCGCAGCTCGTCGTCCTGTCTGCGAAGACACCGCGGGCTTTGTCTGCCCTGGCAGAGGCGTGGGGCTCGTTCCTGCAGGGCGAGGAGGTGGGATCGCTCGCCGACATCAGCTACACGGCGGCCCTCTTCCGGTCGCATTACGAGCACCGGCTCGCCCTCGCGGCGAAGTCCAAGCAGGAGCTCATCGCACAGCTCAGGGCCTTCGCTGCAGGAGAGAGCCACGCGGGGCTGTCCGCAGGACGCCGGGGCGCTGGGCAGGCACAGAAGATCGTCTTCGTCTTTCCGGGCCAGGGTTCGCAGTGGCTCGGAATGGGACGGAGGTTGTACGCGGAGGATGCGACGTTCCGGGAGGCCATCGACCGCTGCCATGAGGCGATACGGCGTCACGCCGACTGGTCCTTGCGCGATCTCCTGACGAATCCCGAGCAACAGCCCCGCTGGAATGACATCGACGTCATTCAGCCCACGCTGTTTGCCTTGCAGGTGGCGCTCGCGGCGGTGTGGCGCTCGTTGGGGCTGGAGCCTCATGCCGTGGTGGGGCACAGCATGGGAGAGGTCGCCGCGGCGCATGTCGCGGGGGCGCTCTCTCTGGAGGACGCGGCGCGCATCATCTGCGAGCGGAGCAAGCTGCTCAAGCGTGTCAGTGGCCAGGGGGCCATGGCCGTCGTGGAGCTCTCCCGGGAGCAGGCGGAGGCCGAGATCCGGGGAGCGGAAGACCGGATTGCCATCGCCGTCAGCAACAGTCCGAAGTCGACGGTGCTCTCGGGAGACCCAGCCGCGCTGAAGGAGGTGCTGGAGCGTCTTGAACGGCGCGAAGTGTTCTGCCGCTGGGTGAAGGTGGACGTGGCCTCGCACAGCCCGCAGATGGATCCGCTGCGGCAGGAACTGCTGGAGCGGATGGCGGCCATTCGCCCCACCGGAAGCACGGTCACGCTCTATTCCACGGTGACGGGGGCTCCCATCGATGGCCGCGAGCTGGGCGCCTCGTACTGGGTGCGCAATCTCCGTCAACCCGTGCTGTTCGGCGACGCGGTACAGCGCATCATCAAGGATGGGAACGTCCTGTTCATCGAGCTGAGCCCCCATCCGATCCTCGTGCCCTTCGTGGATGCGATGCTGCGGGATGGGGATACGTCCGGGCGGGGACTCGTGGTGCCGAGCTTGCTCCGGGACCAGGAGGAGTGGCCTTCTCTGCTCTCCTCCCTGGGGGCGCTGGCCACCCGCGTGGACCGCGTGGACTGGCTCCGGTTGCATCCAAACAAGCGTCGCCGGGTCGCGCTCCCCGCGTATCCGTGGCAGCGCGAGCGGCACTGGCTGGAGTTGCAGGCCACTGCTTCGCGGGGCCGGGCCGTGCGGGCGGGCGCTGGAGACCATCCGCTCCTGGGGGGCTCGTTCACGACCTCCGTACAGAAGGAGAACCGTTTCTGGGAGTCCGCGCTGAGCGCGCGGGAGCCTTCCTATCTGGTGGATCACCGCGTGGGTGGAGCGGTGGTGGTGCCGGGCGCCGCCTATCTGGAGATGGCGCTCTCGGCAGCGCGGGAGATGTCCGGAGAGACGGCGCACGAGCTCGTCGACACCTCCTTCAAGGAGGGGCTGCTGCTGCCCGAGGGCCAGGAGCGCGTGGTCCAGATGGCGCTGAGCGACGAGGGCGGGGGAGTCCTCTCGTTCCAGCTGTCGAGCCAGAAAGCGAGCACGGACGCGAACGCTCCGGCGGGCTGGATGGCGCACGTCGTGGGGCGGATTCGTCCCATGGAGGGAGGGCCGCCGGCGCAGGCACCCGAGTCATTCGATGCGGTCCGGGAGCGTTGCACCGAGGTGATTGCCCAGGCGGCGCACTACGAGGAGCTGGCGCGCCGTGGGGTGGCCTACGGCCCCGCGTTCCAGGGCGTGCAACAGGTGTGGCGTGGCCGTGCGGAGGCGCTCGGGCATGTGCGGTTGCCGGAGCCGCTCGTGGCGCGGGCTTCGGCGTATCGAATCCACCCCGCGTTGCTCGATGCGTGCTTCCAGCTGGTGGCCGCAGCTGTTCCCCAGGAGGAGATCACTCCTGATGCTGGTCCCGCGGTGCCCGTGGCGCTCGACTGCCTGCGGATTCACGAGCAGCCGGGGACAGAGGCCTTCTGCCACGTGCGGCTGCGGGCGCAGGAGGGGGCGCGGAACGGCGTATACGAGTTCGACCTTGTGTTGCGCGACGCCTCCGGCCGGCTTCTGGCGGAGGCGCTCGGGTTGCGAATCCAGCAGCTGGATTCCCCGGTGGCGGAGCGTGAGGGCAAGGATCTCTTCTTCTCGCTCGAATGGCGGCATGAGCCCGCGGCCCAGCCTGTCCTGCCCGAGAACTCCGAGGCGACCGGGCGCTGGTTGCTCGTCGCCGACGGCAGCGAGCTTGCCGATGCGGTCGAGTCCCTGCTGCGGACGCGCAAAGGCGATGTCATCCGCGTCGATCTCCCGGGGACGGGGCAGGGACGCCGCGCCGTGGATGCGGCCTCGCCCCAGGCCTTCGACGCCGTGCTGGCGGAGGCATTCGGCACGGGCTCGGTTCCCCGTGGGGTGATCCACCTCATGGGCCAAGAGCCTCGCGAGGTGGATCCGGTCATGGGGTGCGCCGGCTTGCTGCATCTCGTTCAGGCACTCTCCCGGGCAAGCCTGGCGAGCCCGCCCAGGCTGTGGCTCGTCACGCGAGGCGTCCATCATGGCTCTGCAAACAAGTCGGCCTCGGACGTGGTGCAGGCACCGCTGTGGGGCCTGGGCCGCACGATCGCGCAAGAGCACTCCGAGCTGAAGTGCACGCGGGTGGACGTGTCCGCCGCGATGGGCCCGGGTGACGCCGGGGCCGCGTTGGTGCGCGAGCTGCTCGTGGCGGACGAGGAGGAGGAGCTCTCTCTTCGGATGGATGGCCGCCATGTCGGCCGCATCGTGCGTGGCTCTCCCGGCAGGTCTCCCAGCGAGGCCGTGGTTCCAGTGGGGGGAAGGCCCTTCCACCTGGAGCGCGACACGCAAGGCCGGTTGGAGTTCAGAGCGGGTGCGCGGCGTCCGCCTGGGCCGGGCGAGATCGAACTCGAGGTTGAAGTGGCTGCTCTGGGAAGACCTGGCGAGGGTTCTGGACCGGAGCGGTGGGAGGGCGATGGGGGCGTTATCGGGTGCAGTGGGCGGGTTGTGGCCCTTGGCGAGGGAGTGAAGGACGTCGCGGTGGGTGAAGCGCGGATCGTCCTGATGACGTCGGGCCTAGGCTCCCACGTGAGTGTTCCCACCGGGTGCACTGCCAAATGCCCGTCATCGTCGTCGCACGGAGAGTCTGCCGCACTGGCGGCGACCGTTCTGCCTGCCTGGTACGCCCTGCTCCACCTGGGGCGGATGGAGAAGCGAAGCCGCGTGCTGATCCTCGGGGCCGCAAGTGGGCTCGGGCGGGCCGCGGTCAAGCTGGCCAAGAGGGGAGGGGCGGAGGTCTTCGCCGCAGCCGCGACAGACGAAGAGCGAGCGTCTCTGCGGGAGCTTGGAGCCAATCAGGTCGTGGATCCGAGCGATGCTTCGGCCATCACGCGGCTCCTGGACATGACAGAGGGACGTGGGGTGGACCTGGCCGTCGTCGCGCCGGGCTCTGTCGACATCGAGCGGAGCCTGTCCGTGCTGAGCGAGGGGGCTCGTGTCCTCGACCTGCGTGCGTCAGGCTCGGCGGTCCATACCGGTGATGCGAATGTTGCCTGGTGCGTGGTTGACGTGCAGGAGTTCGCCCGCCGCAAGCCCGAGCGGTTTGCCCGCCTCTGGCAGGAAGTGAGGGAAGCCGTCGAGGCAGGAGGGCTGCCGTCGGCCGTGGGGGATGCAAGCCTCCTCACCCTGAACGATTCGAAGGCGCGCGTCGTGGTGCCCGCGGTGGAGGCTCGCCGCCTTCGTGCGGATGGGACCTACCTCGTGACCGGCGGGCTCGGTGGACTCGGTCTCGCAGTGGCGAAGTGGATGGTGGATCAGGGCGCGGGGCACCTGGTGCTTGTCGGACGTGACACGGCCCTGACACCGGAGCAGCAAGAGGTGGTGTCCGCGCTCGAAGCCGCAGGCGCGCGAGTGCGGGTGGCCCGGGCAGATGTGTCCGACCGGGCGCAGCTCGCCCGGGTACTCTCGGAGATCGCGGAGGGGGGGCCTCCGCTGCGAGGCATCATCCACTCGGCGGGTGTGCTGGACGACGGTGTCCTGTTGCAGCAGACGGTAGAGCGGTTCCGGCGCGTGATGGCCCCCAAGGTCCTCGGTGGCTGGAACCTGCACGTCCTGACGCGTGAGGCGCCGCTCGACTTCTTCGTCCTGTACTCGTCGGCGGCCTCTCTGTTCGGAGCACCGGGGCAGGGCAACTACGTGGCGGCCAACGCGTTCCTCGACGCGCTTGCCCACCATCGCCGGGCGCTCGGACTGCCCGGTCTGAGCATCAACTGGGGACCCTTCTCGGAGGTCGGTCTGGCCGCGGCTCAAGCCAACCGGGGAGAGCGTCTCGCCCAGCGGGGCTCGGACAGCCTGACGCCTGCGGAAGGAAACGCGATCCTGGGACGGCTGCTCGATGGCGATGTGACCCAGATGGCGGTCATGCCGCTCGAGCTTCGCAAGTGGGTGGAGTTCTATCCCCGAGCGAAGTCCTCCCCTTGGTTGTCGGAGCTGGTTCCGGCCGGCTCGGACACGGAGTCTGGCGGAGCGGGAGACCTGGCCCTGCTCGAGACGCTGCGGACGGCGGCCCCGCAGGAGGCGCGTGCGGCTTTGGAGCAGTTTGTTCGCGAGCAGTTGGCCCGGGTCCTTCGTCTGGACTCCGCGCGCATCGATCCGGAGGCGCCGCTCCAGAGCTTTGGCCTCGACTCTCTGATGGGGCTCGAGTTGCGCAACCGGTTGGTGTCGGGGTTGGGTCTGTCGCTGCCGGCCTCGTTGATTTGGAAGCACCCGACGTTGACCGCGCTCTGCGCGCATCTCCTGGGTGAAGTCATGGATCGCACCCTTGCCGAGACGCTCGCGCGAGCGGGGGAGGGTGCTGGACCGGTGGTGGATGAGTCCGCCACCGACGATAAAGAGGTCTTTGTCCTATGA